The following proteins are encoded in a genomic region of Pseudanabaena galeata CCNP1313:
- a CDS encoding tetratricopeptide repeat protein: MLLPPEQGSPVLAHIKSFRGNAHFFSGGPQQAIIELEAAIKIIEQINSPQLIFFLLSNVFQAFASKLDLGEFDEALVLIQPYVDNIDRYKCTNHPRFQQWFTVYPQLAQSFILVMELEHDASGALTEEAYEVITNSSLYMSDTSRCCACLYLGFICVMNKRFDQSLEIYNTTLKFTREIRHKHLEGKAMYGLAETYRNIGDLPKAKELCLQAKDILTKIESKLDLAKVLVEEALIAREMQEHGYDDNFEKAIALFTELNAPKQVERVRKLMG, translated from the coding sequence TTGCTTTTACCTCCAGAACAAGGAAGTCCAGTTTTAGCCCATATAAAAAGTTTTCGCGGAAACGCCCATTTCTTCTCAGGAGGACCGCAGCAAGCAATTATAGAGTTGGAAGCAGCCATCAAAATTATTGAGCAAATCAACTCCCCACAATTAATCTTTTTTCTTCTCTCGAATGTTTTTCAAGCTTTTGCCAGCAAACTGGACTTGGGCGAGTTTGACGAAGCGCTTGTCCTGATTCAGCCCTATGTAGACAATATTGATCGGTACAAGTGTACAAATCACCCACGCTTTCAGCAATGGTTCACTGTTTATCCACAATTAGCTCAATCTTTCATACTTGTTATGGAACTAGAGCATGATGCTTCGGGAGCATTGACTGAAGAGGCTTATGAGGTTATTACAAATAGCTCATTATATATGTCTGACACTTCAAGATGCTGTGCTTGCCTGTATCTTGGATTTATATGCGTCATGAATAAAAGATTCGATCAATCTCTGGAGATATACAATACAACCTTGAAATTTACTCGTGAAATTAGGCACAAACATCTAGAAGGTAAAGCCATGTATGGACTTGCAGAAACCTATCGAAATATAGGAGATCTACCTAAGGCGAAAGAGCTCTGTTTGCAAGCGAAGGATATATTAACAAAGATAGAATCAAAGTTAGATCTGGCTAAGGTATTAGTAGAAGAAGCTCTGATTGCCCGTGAGATGCAGGAGCATGGTTATGATGATAATTTTGAAAAGGCGATCGCACTTTTTACAGAATTAAATGCTCCCAAACAAGTAGAAAGAGTCAGAAAATTAATGGGCTAA
- a CDS encoding eCIS core domain-containing protein, with protein MKSNHENSPKITSSVAPTTLNLQTRPFAPIEAVSTESPSTEKTEKSEHQQKYSPNILERLINSPPPEPASSLQRKPENRLKAIAQNRLIQAKLAIGEPNDKYEKEADDTASKVVQQINTPIQNQSIQRDALPQGNKLRKKPLQRRENVGGGDASTELETSIQSARGGGQPLAANLQRSMGQAMGADFSGVKVHTDSQSDQLNQSIQAKAFTTGQDVFFRQGAYEPSSRGGQELIAHELTHVVQQNGGAVQRSPEIQRDGEETPVATKTPKEAALETINRNKKYKERFEQELRKMVKRKIPEGEMALIWQRFSSAMKRHEVLLPRWNEINWGKDSERAKAVDVTEIQLAKLEAFRQDIEFLTELVETDQGEELQVNNVTLWSNINIGRPAANSRELNEQMSVAGGGTPLNRTSMGALLDLFAVGALEGGNADLKNVNGDLLLNDNNSYMQWGGSFNVWAAVSANFAAKATGEVHVYVPTGTGTGSVFWTAELPELRKNPSVTGIFIHELSGVGKASVAQEKAKTINQMELQTILKSPEAWTTSTISGLTVTGAGGGQGISAGKLKNMGNKWKSNATK; from the coding sequence ATGAAATCTAATCACGAAAACTCTCCTAAAATTACAAGTTCCGTAGCACCTACAACTCTAAATCTTCAAACCAGACCATTTGCTCCCATTGAAGCAGTCTCGACTGAATCTCCTTCAACAGAAAAAACAGAAAAGAGTGAGCATCAACAAAAATATTCTCCAAATATATTAGAAAGACTAATTAATTCACCACCCCCAGAGCCAGCATCCTCACTGCAAAGGAAGCCTGAGAATCGATTGAAAGCGATCGCGCAAAATCGTTTAATCCAAGCAAAATTAGCGATCGGCGAACCAAACGATAAATACGAAAAAGAAGCTGATGATACTGCTTCAAAAGTCGTTCAACAAATTAATACACCGATCCAAAATCAATCTATCCAACGAGATGCATTGCCACAGGGCAATAAACTGCGAAAGAAGCCGCTACAAAGGCGCGAAAATGTAGGTGGAGGTGATGCATCAACAGAGTTGGAGACATCAATTCAAAGCGCAAGAGGTGGCGGTCAGCCACTAGCTGCAAACCTGCAAAGATCTATGGGACAGGCGATGGGAGCAGACTTTAGTGGCGTAAAAGTACATACAGATTCACAATCCGATCAATTAAATCAATCAATTCAAGCGAAGGCCTTTACGACAGGGCAAGATGTGTTCTTTCGGCAGGGGGCGTATGAGCCGAGTAGTCGAGGTGGGCAGGAGTTGATCGCCCATGAGTTGACTCATGTGGTGCAGCAGAATGGAGGAGCAGTGCAGCGATCGCCAGAAATCCAGCGCGATGGGGAGGAGACCCCAGTCGCAACGAAAACACCTAAAGAAGCCGCCCTCGAGACTATTAACCGAAACAAAAAATATAAGGAAAGATTTGAGCAAGAGCTCCGTAAAATGGTGAAACGTAAAATACCTGAAGGTGAAATGGCTCTCATCTGGCAAAGGTTTTCGTCGGCGATGAAACGCCATGAGGTCTTGTTACCTCGCTGGAACGAGATCAATTGGGGCAAGGACTCCGAAAGAGCCAAAGCAGTTGATGTGACTGAAATACAGTTAGCCAAATTAGAAGCCTTCAGACAAGATATAGAGTTTCTAACTGAACTCGTTGAAACCGATCAGGGTGAAGAATTACAAGTTAATAATGTCACTTTATGGAGCAATATTAACATCGGACGACCTGCCGCCAACAGCCGAGAGTTAAACGAGCAAATGAGCGTAGCTGGTGGTGGAACACCTCTAAATCGGACAAGCATGGGCGCTTTGTTAGATCTCTTTGCGGTTGGGGCACTTGAAGGCGGCAATGCGGATTTGAAGAACGTCAACGGCGATCTTTTACTGAACGACAACAACTCGTATATGCAGTGGGGAGGATCTTTTAACGTCTGGGCGGCAGTGAGTGCCAACTTTGCCGCTAAAGCTACTGGTGAGGTACATGTGTATGTGCCTACGGGTACGGGTACGGGGTCTGTGTTTTGGACAGCCGAGTTACCCGAATTACGGAAAAATCCCTCTGTCACGGGTATCTTTATTCACGAATTGAGCGGCGTTGGTAAAGCCTCGGTTGCCCAAGAAAAAGCTAAAACGATCAATCAAATGGAATTACAGACGATCCTCAAATCACCCGAAGCGTGGACAACCTCTACCATTAGTGGTCTAACAGTCACAGGAGCTGGTGGCGGACAGGGAATATCTGCGGGGAAATTGAAGAATATGGGCAACAAATGGAAAAGTAATGCAACTAAGTAG
- a CDS encoding PAS domain S-box protein, translated as MLAGFISEAQINSQIKNRSPLVVDPNTTVLEAIAQMREADSGYVLVMASDEIDSGSDLLGILTREDITRISLKGCTFDQLLVKDEMCSPVITIQESELTDMKSALVLFYSYQISRLPVLNGDRLVGVLTQNDLIDLLAEKVLESNSIRYKKEKNPLNLQDMQVQDASSLSLHEELQLHIEELKTIEEELRLRNIDLENIQYQCQDLFDFAPDGYLVTDRLGVISSANVAICNFLAISQEQLCGKSLVMYVEPSDQTLFHKKLRGDFCDCEKLTWEMSLKRVHDYYCPVEVSVSKTRLSDDNITLRWLVRDISDRRQAQQALQELNQSLEQRTNELWQVNKLQRTILDSTDYSIITTDLNGIIQVFNHGAEQMLGYTMGEIVGQATPTIFHDAQELAELAATLSAELGQDIPNGFVALTVQASLDIVCEKELTSIRKDGSRFPVLLSITALRNEKEQVIGFLGISKDISDRKEAEATLKQQLDAIEATSDGIAILRDYKYTYLNKAHVRLFGYEHSEELIGESWEKFYSPEGIARASQEIFPLLEINRAWSGEVTGLRKDGSSFDEELSLTLTDSGLLICVCRDISDRKKAEALLQTTNQELLRATILKDEFLANMSHELRTPLNAILGITESLSEGVFGKIQEKQKSMLKVVENSGNHLLELINDILDLAKIEADEMTLDCQSSNIKDICQSSMMFVRQMAIQKNLQLDLRGAPSELETSLDERRIRQVLINLLSNAIKFTPSGGKITLEYALDRESISNENSPQAWVSLAVIDTGIGITSDNLQKLFQPFIQIDSPLNRQYDGTGLGLALVKKIVELHGGYVSATSELGVGSRFAIALPYSSNISLQPQKLADISPSPSEIIDSDRDLPLVLLAEDNEDSILMLTNYLEAKGFRLKITRNGKQAINLVQIEPPDLILMDIQMPEVDGLEAIKYIRSKGFTMPIIATTASAMIGGREKCLAAGADGYISKPIKLNLLFTTIQQLYSKKNRSENES; from the coding sequence ATGTTAGCAGGCTTTATTTCAGAAGCACAAATAAATTCGCAAATTAAGAACCGTAGTCCTCTAGTAGTTGATCCTAATACAACTGTTTTAGAAGCGATCGCTCAAATGCGTGAGGCAGATTCTGGCTATGTCTTGGTTATGGCGAGTGATGAAATTGACTCAGGAAGTGACTTGCTCGGTATTCTCACTAGAGAAGATATTACCCGAATTAGTCTAAAGGGTTGCACCTTTGACCAGTTGCTGGTGAAAGATGAGATGTGTAGTCCTGTGATTACGATCCAAGAATCAGAACTAACAGATATGAAGTCTGCCTTAGTATTGTTCTATTCTTATCAAATTAGTCGTTTGCCTGTACTAAATGGCGATCGCTTAGTCGGAGTATTGACTCAAAATGATTTAATCGACCTATTGGCGGAGAAGGTTTTAGAAAGCAACTCCATCAGGTATAAGAAAGAGAAAAATCCTTTAAATCTTCAAGACATGCAAGTCCAAGATGCGTCATCCCTTTCTTTACATGAAGAACTACAGCTACATATTGAAGAGTTAAAGACTATTGAAGAAGAATTAAGACTTCGGAATATTGACCTAGAAAACATACAGTATCAATGCCAAGATTTATTTGATTTTGCCCCCGATGGCTATTTAGTTACCGATCGCTTAGGTGTAATTTCATCAGCCAATGTGGCAATTTGCAATTTTCTAGCGATCTCGCAAGAACAATTGTGTGGCAAGTCCTTAGTTATGTATGTCGAGCCTTCAGATCAGACATTGTTTCACAAAAAACTCCGTGGAGATTTTTGTGATTGTGAAAAATTAACGTGGGAGATGTCCCTCAAACGGGTACATGATTATTATTGTCCTGTAGAAGTTTCAGTCTCTAAGACCCGTTTATCAGATGACAACATAACTTTACGATGGTTGGTGCGAGATATTAGCGATCGCCGACAAGCTCAGCAAGCACTTCAGGAACTCAATCAATCCTTGGAACAACGTACCAATGAACTTTGGCAAGTCAACAAACTACAACGCACCATCCTCGATAGTACTGATTACTCGATTATTACCACCGATCTTAATGGCATCATTCAGGTTTTCAATCATGGTGCTGAACAAATGCTGGGTTACACGATGGGAGAGATTGTCGGACAGGCTACACCTACAATCTTTCATGATGCTCAGGAACTAGCAGAACTGGCAGCAACTCTCTCTGCGGAATTAGGGCAAGACATTCCTAACGGGTTTGTTGCATTAACAGTCCAAGCGTCTCTAGATATTGTTTGTGAGAAAGAACTGACAAGTATCCGTAAAGATGGATCTCGCTTTCCCGTCTTGCTATCTATTACAGCTCTTAGGAATGAGAAGGAGCAAGTTATTGGTTTTTTAGGCATTAGTAAAGATATTAGCGATCGCAAAGAAGCCGAAGCGACACTCAAACAACAACTTGATGCTATAGAAGCTACAAGCGATGGCATTGCTATTTTGCGAGACTATAAATACACCTATTTAAACAAAGCCCATGTACGTTTATTTGGGTATGAGCATTCTGAAGAGCTTATTGGCGAAAGTTGGGAAAAGTTTTATTCTCCAGAAGGGATCGCCCGAGCATCTCAGGAAATTTTTCCTCTACTAGAAATCAATCGCGCTTGGTCGGGCGAGGTAACTGGCCTTCGCAAAGATGGATCTAGTTTTGATGAGGAATTATCTTTAACCCTTACTGATAGTGGCTTACTGATTTGTGTATGTCGCGACATTAGCGATCGCAAAAAAGCTGAAGCTCTCCTACAAACTACAAATCAGGAACTATTAAGAGCAACAATCCTCAAAGATGAGTTTCTCGCGAATATGAGTCATGAGCTTCGCACCCCTCTTAATGCCATCCTCGGTATTACAGAAAGTTTATCTGAAGGAGTCTTTGGAAAAATCCAAGAAAAACAGAAGAGTATGTTGAAGGTCGTCGAAAACAGTGGCAATCATCTACTGGAGTTAATTAATGACATCCTCGATCTTGCCAAGATTGAAGCTGATGAAATGACTTTAGACTGTCAATCTTCAAATATTAAAGATATTTGCCAATCTAGTATGATGTTTGTCCGACAGATGGCAATCCAAAAAAACTTGCAGTTAGACTTAAGGGGCGCTCCATCTGAACTAGAAACATCCCTTGATGAGCGTCGTATCCGTCAAGTATTAATTAACCTACTCAGTAATGCGATCAAATTTACCCCGTCGGGAGGCAAAATCACCCTAGAATACGCTCTCGATAGAGAGAGTATCTCCAATGAAAATAGCCCCCAAGCTTGGGTATCTTTGGCTGTAATAGATACAGGTATCGGTATTACATCTGATAACTTACAAAAGCTATTTCAACCTTTTATCCAAATTGATAGCCCTCTCAATCGCCAATATGATGGTACTGGTTTAGGATTAGCCTTAGTCAAAAAGATAGTCGAATTGCATGGTGGATATGTCAGTGCTACAAGTGAATTAGGTGTGGGTAGTCGCTTTGCGATCGCACTTCCCTACTCAAGCAACATATCTCTACAGCCTCAAAAACTAGCAGATATCTCACCATCTCCAAGCGAAATAATTGATAGTGATCGCGACCTCCCTCTAGTTCTGTTAGCTGAAGACAACGAAGACAGTATCTTAATGCTTACTAACTATCTAGAAGCCAAAGGTTTTCGACTAAAAATTACTAGAAATGGAAAACAGGCTATCAATCTAGTACAAATAGAGCCGCCAGACTTAATCCTAATGGATATCCAAATGCCAGAAGTGGATGGTCTTGAAGCGATTAAATATATCCGCAGCAAAGGTTTTACTATGCCTATTATCGCTACTACTGCCTCAGCGATGATAGGCGGTCGCGAAAAATGTCTCGCCGCAGGAGCAGATGGCTACATAAGTAAACCGATTAAGTTAAATCTACTTTTTACAACAATTCAACAGCTTTACTCTAAAAAGAATCGATCAGAAAATGAATCATGA
- a CDS encoding DUF7219 family protein, with the protein MCALETGGKISPQDTFTQIRDLWHQLESSCI; encoded by the coding sequence ATTTGTGCCTTAGAAACTGGTGGCAAGATTTCACCACAAGATACGTTCACACAAATTAGAGATCTGTGGCATCAATTAGAATCATCTTGTATTTAG
- a CDS encoding hybrid sensor histidine kinase/response regulator: MKQILVLENDLIILSNIKDLLSLNNFDVIASSDAVESLQLAQQEQPDLILFDVMMQNSVEIDILEALRRNSLTSKIPLILLTSMHTSDYYGYLSLTKPFRSSDLLKLIDISLEKQEIIKKESTAKLEELRRNITSSLPHEFLNPIIGILGTSGCLLDSYESLSSDEVLILIQNINEHGNHMYRLAQNFIMFSDLATIDSNSKGWQREFEQTAVKNIIRFAAETCAKKTNRINDLTMNLQEASINISPNHLSKVVTEIVDNAFKFSKAGDPVYLSSIEDKQFFYLHISDRGRGMTKAQVADIGAFMQFEREHYNQQGSGLGLTIAQQIVKLYGGELSIKNEVFNQTVVSIQLPKCNYLAREALLTE, encoded by the coding sequence ATGAAACAAATTTTAGTTCTTGAGAATGACTTGATAATTTTATCTAATATTAAAGATTTATTGTCTTTAAACAATTTTGATGTAATTGCTTCGAGCGATGCTGTAGAAAGTTTGCAATTAGCTCAACAAGAGCAACCTGACCTAATTCTATTTGATGTGATGATGCAAAATTCGGTAGAAATCGACATTTTGGAAGCGTTACGCCGAAATAGTTTAACTTCTAAGATCCCTTTAATTCTGCTCACCTCTATGCATACAAGTGATTATTATGGCTATTTATCTTTAACTAAGCCTTTTAGATCTTCAGACTTGCTAAAGTTGATCGATATCAGTTTAGAAAAGCAAGAAATAATCAAAAAAGAAAGTACTGCGAAATTAGAAGAACTGCGTCGAAACATAACTAGTTCCCTGCCGCATGAATTTTTGAATCCGATAATTGGGATTTTAGGCACATCAGGATGCTTGCTTGATAGTTATGAATCTTTATCATCTGATGAGGTTCTGATTTTAATTCAGAATATTAATGAACATGGCAATCACATGTATCGATTAGCGCAAAATTTTATTATGTTCTCTGACCTAGCTACAATTGATTCTAATTCTAAAGGATGGCAGAGAGAGTTTGAGCAGACCGCAGTTAAAAACATTATCAGGTTTGCTGCTGAGACCTGTGCAAAAAAAACAAATAGAATCAATGATTTGACAATGAATTTACAAGAAGCGAGTATTAATATTTCACCAAATCATTTGTCGAAAGTTGTTACAGAAATTGTTGACAATGCTTTTAAGTTTTCTAAAGCTGGCGATCCTGTCTATTTATCTAGTATCGAAGACAAACAATTCTTTTATTTACATATTAGCGATCGCGGCAGAGGAATGACCAAAGCACAAGTAGCTGATATTGGTGCATTTATGCAGTTTGAGCGGGAACACTACAATCAGCAAGGTAGTGGATTAGGGTTAACCATTGCCCAACAAATTGTGAAATTGTATGGAGGTGAACTCTCCATTAAAAATGAAGTTTTTAATCAGACAGTCGTTTCCATTCAATTACCCAAATGTAATTATCTAGCAAGGGAAGCTTTGCTTACAGAATAA